Below is a window of Desulfonatronum thiodismutans DNA.
TTTGAAACTTCTGGAACGACCCGAGGGAGTGGCCATTCTGTTAACGGACGAATTGCTTTTCCCCTTGGGTGGGCATGAATTGAACGATCCGGCCAGAAGACTTCTGGAAGTACTGGCCCCGTTGGTCCTGTACGTGCATAACGTCGTCAATGTTTCCGGGCACACGGACAGTTTACCGGGGAGAACCATGGACAACGATACCCTGTCCGCCCTGCGGGCCATGGCCGTGCTGGAAGTCCTGCTGCTCTCCGGAGTTCCGGACGCCAAACTCTCGGTTTCCGCTTACGCCGAGCGTATGCCGGTGGGCGATAACCGGGCCCCGGAAGGAAGGGCTTTGAATCGCCGGGTGGAAATTCTTTTCAAGAACGCATTGTAACAGCTCCGATGAGCGTGAAGACGGCTCCGCGGTCCACCATGTTCCGCGTAGCGTCTCGACGAGGTGACGCATGGCGAAAAAAGATGCTCTTCCGGTGGACGAGGAAAAGAAAAAGGGAGGGAAGGTGAAGTGGGTGGTTTTGCTGCTGGTCTTTCTGCTGCTGGCCGGTGGCGGGGGGGCCGCCTACTGGTTCTTGATGGGCCCCGGGGCCGTTTCCGAGGACGCCGTCCTGGAGCAGGAAGGGGATCAAGCCGGCCGTCAGGGTGCTCGGACGGATTTCGTTCCGGAAATCGTGACCCTGGACCCGTTCGTCGTCAACCTGGCTGATCCCCTGGGAAGGCGGTTTCTGCGCATGACCCTGGATGTGGAGGTGCTGAACAGAGCCGCCATCGCCGACGTGCAGCGCAATAACTCCCGGATTCGTGACGCGGTGATTCTCCTGTTGGCGGGCAAGTCCTTCGCCGACCTGGCCAGCATGGAGGGAAAGATCACCTTGAAAAATCAGATCGTGGAGCGATTGAATCAGATCGTCGGGGGCGGCA
It encodes the following:
- a CDS encoding OmpA/MotB family protein; this encodes MAKKKKKGGGLSVDPMGWLITFSDLITLLLTFFVLLLSMSSMDRQVVIDAATFFRGDMGVVSKQTAGRIPTRVEEVIKLLERPWEFRDNEQRIRDLLFPDDVLPREIPRSTLDENLKLLERPEGVAILLTDELLFPLGGHELNDPARRLLEVLAPLVLYVHNVVNVSGHTDSLPGRTMDNDTLSALRAMAVLEVLLLSGVPDAKLSVSAYAERMPVGDNRAPEGRALNRRVEILFKNAL
- a CDS encoding flagellar basal body-associated FliL family protein produces the protein MAKKDALPVDEEKKKGGKVKWVVLLLVFLLLAGGGGAAYWFLMGPGAVSEDAVLEQEGDQAGRQGARTDFVPEIVTLDPFVVNLADPLGRRFLRMTLDVEVLNRAAIADVQRNNSRIRDAVILLLAGKSFADLASMEGKITLKNQIVERLNQIVGGGRVTNVYFTEFVVQ